From Paracoccus aminovorans, one genomic window encodes:
- the nuoK gene encoding NADH-quinone oxidoreductase subunit NuoK yields the protein MIGLTHYLVVGAILFVTGIFGIFVNRKNVIVILMSIELILLSVNINFVAFSTHLGDLAGQVFTMFVLTVAAAEAAIGLAILVVFFRNRGTIAVEDVNVMKG from the coding sequence ATGATCGGATTGACACATTACCTTGTCGTGGGGGCGATACTGTTCGTCACCGGCATTTTCGGCATCTTCGTGAACCGAAAGAACGTCATCGTCATCCTGATGTCGATCGAGCTTATCCTGCTTTCGGTCAACATCAACTTCGTCGCCTTCTCGACCCATCTGGGCGACCTGGCGGGGCAGGTCTTCACCATGTTCGTGCTGACCGTGGCCGCGGCCGAGGCCGCCATCGGCCTGGCGATCCTGGTGGTCTTCTTCCGCAACCGCGGCACCATCGCGGTGGAAGACGTGAACGTGATGAAGGGTTAA
- a CDS encoding NADH-quinone oxidoreductase subunit J: MMTFAFYLFAICACVAGFMVVMSRNPVHSVLWLILAFFSAAGLFVLQGAEFVAMLLVVVYVGAVAVLFLFVVMMLDVDFAELKGELARYLPLALLIGLVLLAQLGIAFSGWTPSEHAESLRAAPIVEGVQNTRGLGMVLYDRYALMFQLAGLILLVAMIGAIVLTMRHRRDIKRQNVLEQMWRDPAKAMELKDVKPGQGL; this comes from the coding sequence ATGATGACCTTCGCTTTCTACCTGTTCGCGATCTGCGCCTGCGTCGCGGGCTTCATGGTCGTGATGAGCCGCAACCCGGTGCATTCGGTGCTGTGGCTGATCCTTGCCTTCTTTTCGGCTGCCGGGCTGTTCGTGCTGCAGGGGGCGGAATTCGTCGCCATGCTGCTGGTCGTGGTCTATGTCGGCGCCGTGGCGGTGCTGTTCCTGTTCGTGGTGATGATGCTCGACGTGGATTTCGCCGAGCTCAAGGGTGAGCTGGCGCGCTATCTGCCGCTGGCGCTGCTGATCGGGCTGGTGCTGCTGGCGCAGCTGGGCATCGCCTTTTCCGGCTGGACGCCGTCCGAACATGCCGAGTCGCTGCGCGCCGCGCCCATCGTCGAGGGGGTGCAGAACACGCGGGGCCTGGGCATGGTGCTCTATGACCGCTATGCGCTGATGTTCCAGCTGGCCGGCCTGATCCTGCTGGTCGCGATGATCGGCGCCATCGTGCTGACCATGCGCCACCGCCGGGACATCAAGCGCCAGAACGTGCTGGAGCAGATGTGGCGCGACCCGGCCAAGGCGATGGAGCTGAAGGACGTGAAGCCGGGGCAAGGGCTGTGA
- the nuoL gene encoding NADH-quinone oxidoreductase subunit L, translating to MEKIVLFAPLLGSLIAGFGWRLIGEKAAQYLTTGILFLCCLLSWYLFLSFDGVTRHIPVLDWVVAGDFHAEWGIRLDRLTAIMLIVVNTVSALVHMYSMGYMAHDDNWTHDEHYKARFFAYLSFFTFAMLMLVTADNLLQMFFGWEGVGVASYLLIGFYYKKPSANAAAMKAFIVNRVGDFGFLLGIFGIYWLTGTIQFDEIFRQVPEIAQTNLHFLWRDWNAANLLAFLLFVGAMGKSAQLLLHTWLPDAMEGPTPVSALIHAATMVTAGVFLVCRMSPLYEFAPDTKNFIVIIGATTAFFAATVGLVQNDIKRVIAYSTCSQLGYMFVAAGVGVYSVAMFHLLTHAFFKAMLFLGAGSVIHAMHHEQDMRNYGGLRKKIPLTFWAMMIGTFAITGVGIPLTHIGFAGYLSKDAVIESAWAGNAYAFWMLVIAACFTSFYSWRLIFLTFYGKPRGDHHAHDHAHESPPVMTIPLGVLAIGAIFSGMVWYGPFFGDHHKVTEFFHMAGAHEAQGEAAEGHATAEAPVEHVAADAAAPAAEGEHAAAPEAAPEAHAEVAAPVGGAIYMHPDNHIMDKAHHAPAWVKVSPFIAMVLGLLVSWLFYIVNPTLPRRLAAQQPALYQFLLNKWYFDEIYNFIFVRPALWIGRFLWKKGDGEVIDGTINGVAMGLIPRLTRAAVRVQSGYLFHYAFAMVLGIVGLLIWVMMRGAH from the coding sequence ATGGAAAAGATCGTCCTCTTTGCGCCCCTGCTGGGGTCGCTGATCGCCGGTTTCGGCTGGCGCCTGATCGGCGAGAAGGCCGCGCAATACCTGACCACCGGCATCCTGTTCCTGTGCTGCCTGCTCAGCTGGTACCTGTTCCTCAGCTTCGACGGCGTGACCCGGCACATCCCGGTGCTGGACTGGGTCGTCGCCGGCGACTTCCACGCCGAATGGGGCATCCGGCTGGACCGGCTGACCGCGATCATGCTGATCGTGGTGAACACGGTCTCGGCCTTGGTGCACATGTATTCGATGGGCTACATGGCCCATGACGACAACTGGACGCATGACGAGCACTACAAGGCCCGGTTCTTCGCCTATCTGTCGTTCTTCACCTTCGCCATGCTGATGCTGGTGACGGCCGACAACCTGCTGCAGATGTTCTTCGGCTGGGAGGGCGTGGGCGTCGCCTCGTATCTGCTGATCGGCTTCTATTACAAGAAACCCAGCGCGAACGCGGCGGCGATGAAGGCTTTCATCGTCAACCGGGTCGGCGACTTCGGCTTCCTGCTGGGCATCTTCGGCATCTACTGGCTGACCGGCACGATCCAGTTCGACGAGATCTTCCGCCAGGTGCCCGAGATCGCGCAGACCAACCTGCATTTCCTGTGGCGCGACTGGAATGCCGCGAACCTGCTGGCCTTTCTGCTGTTCGTCGGCGCCATGGGCAAGTCGGCGCAGCTTCTGCTGCACACCTGGCTGCCCGACGCGATGGAGGGTCCGACCCCGGTCTCTGCCCTGATCCACGCCGCGACCATGGTGACCGCCGGGGTGTTCCTGGTCTGCCGCATGTCGCCGCTTTACGAATTCGCGCCGGACACCAAGAACTTCATCGTCATCATCGGCGCCACGACCGCCTTCTTTGCCGCGACCGTGGGCCTGGTGCAGAACGACATCAAGCGGGTGATCGCCTATTCGACCTGCTCGCAGCTTGGCTACATGTTCGTGGCGGCGGGCGTCGGCGTCTATTCGGTCGCCATGTTCCACCTGCTGACCCACGCCTTCTTCAAGGCCATGCTGTTTTTGGGCGCGGGCTCGGTCATCCATGCCATGCATCACGAACAGGACATGCGGAACTATGGCGGGCTGCGGAAAAAGATCCCGCTGACCTTCTGGGCGATGATGATCGGCACCTTCGCCATCACCGGCGTCGGCATCCCGCTGACCCATATCGGCTTCGCCGGCTACCTGTCCAAGGACGCGGTGATCGAGAGCGCCTGGGCGGGGAATGCCTACGCCTTCTGGATGCTGGTGATCGCGGCCTGCTTCACCAGCTTCTATTCCTGGCGGCTGATCTTCCTGACCTTCTACGGCAAGCCGCGCGGCGACCATCATGCCCATGACCATGCGCATGAAAGCCCGCCGGTGATGACCATTCCGCTGGGCGTGCTGGCCATCGGCGCGATCTTCTCGGGCATGGTCTGGTATGGTCCCTTCTTCGGCGACCACCACAAGGTGACCGAGTTCTTCCACATGGCCGGCGCGCATGAAGCCCAGGGCGAGGCCGCCGAAGGCCATGCCACGGCCGAGGCTCCGGTCGAGCATGTCGCCGCCGATGCCGCCGCTCCGGCCGCCGAAGGCGAGCATGCCGCAGCCCCCGAAGCCGCGCCCGAGGCCCATGCCGAGGTCGCCGCGCCGGTCGGCGGTGCGATCTACATGCATCCCGACAATCATATCATGGACAAGGCGCACCATGCGCCGGCATGGGTCAAGGTCTCGCCCTTCATCGCCATGGTCCTGGGGCTGCTGGTGTCCTGGCTGTTCTACATCGTCAATCCGACGCTGCCGCGCCGGCTGGCGGCGCAGCAGCCGGCACTGTATCAGTTCCTGCTGAACAAGTGGTATTTCGACGAGATCTACAACTTCATCTTCGTGCGTCCCGCGCTGTGGATCGGCCGCTTCCTGTGGAAGAAGGGCGATGGCGAGGTGATCGACGGCACGATCAACGGGGTCGCCATGGGGCTGATCCCCAGGCTGACGCGCGCGGCAGTCCGCGTGCAGTCGGGCTATCTGTTCCACTATGCCTTCGCGATGGTCCTCGGCATCGTAGGCTTGCTGATCTGGGTGATGATGCGGGGCGCGCACTGA
- a CDS encoding NADH-quinone oxidoreductase subunit M → MTNLLSIITFLPIIAAIIMALFLRGQDVAAARNAKWLALLTTTATFVISLFVLFRFDPANTGFQFVEDHAWIMGLRYKMGVDGISVLFVLLTTFMMPLTILSTWEVEVKVKEYMIAFLVLEGLMIGVFTALDLVLFYLFFEAGLIPMFLIIGIWGGKDRIYASFKFFLYTFLGSVLMLVAMIAMYRMAGTTDIPTLLTFDFPSETYRLLGVTVVGGTQMLLFLAFFASFAVKMPMWPVHTWLPDAHVQAPTAGSVLLAAVLLKMGGYGFLRFSLPMFPVASGVAQPYVFWLSAIAIVYTSLVALAQSDMKKVIAYSSVAHMGYVTMGIFAANQIGVDGAIFQMLSHGFISGALFLCVGVIYDRMHTREIDAYGGLVNRMPKYAMVFMFFTMANVGLPGTSGFVGEFLTLMGVFRENTWVALVATSGVILSAAYALWLYRRVTLGQLIKESLKSITDMTPRERWIFVPLIAMTLILGVYPRLVTDVTGPAVESLLSHYHQSQPVVETAAATTSH, encoded by the coding sequence ATGACGAACCTACTTTCCATCATCACCTTCCTGCCGATCATCGCCGCGATCATCATGGCGCTGTTCCTGCGCGGCCAGGACGTGGCCGCGGCGCGCAATGCCAAATGGCTGGCGCTGCTGACCACGACGGCGACCTTCGTGATCTCGCTCTTCGTGCTGTTCCGCTTCGACCCGGCCAACACCGGCTTCCAGTTCGTCGAGGATCACGCCTGGATCATGGGCCTGCGCTACAAGATGGGGGTGGACGGCATCTCGGTGCTGTTCGTGCTGCTGACCACCTTCATGATGCCGCTGACCATCCTCTCGACCTGGGAGGTCGAGGTGAAGGTCAAGGAATACATGATCGCCTTCCTGGTGCTGGAAGGGCTGATGATCGGCGTCTTCACCGCGCTGGACCTGGTGCTGTTCTATCTGTTCTTCGAGGCCGGGCTGATCCCGATGTTCCTGATCATCGGCATCTGGGGCGGCAAGGACCGGATCTATGCCAGCTTCAAGTTCTTCCTCTACACCTTCCTCGGCTCGGTGCTGATGCTGGTCGCGATGATCGCCATGTATCGCATGGCGGGCACCACCGACATCCCGACGCTCTTGACCTTCGACTTCCCGTCCGAGACCTATCGCCTGCTGGGCGTGACCGTGGTCGGCGGCACGCAGATGCTGCTGTTCCTGGCCTTCTTCGCCAGCTTCGCGGTCAAGATGCCGATGTGGCCGGTCCATACCTGGCTGCCCGACGCGCACGTCCAGGCGCCGACGGCCGGCTCGGTCCTGCTGGCGGCGGTTCTGCTGAAGATGGGCGGCTACGGCTTCCTGCGCTTCAGCCTGCCGATGTTCCCGGTCGCCAGCGGCGTGGCCCAGCCCTATGTCTTCTGGCTGTCGGCCATCGCCATCGTCTACACCTCGCTGGTGGCACTGGCGCAGTCGGACATGAAGAAGGTCATCGCCTATTCCTCGGTCGCGCACATGGGCTACGTGACCATGGGCATCTTCGCGGCGAACCAGATCGGCGTCGACGGCGCCATCTTCCAGATGCTGTCGCACGGCTTCATCTCGGGCGCGCTGTTCCTCTGCGTCGGCGTGATCTACGACCGCATGCACACGCGCGAGATCGACGCCTATGGCGGCCTGGTGAACCGGATGCCGAAATATGCCATGGTGTTCATGTTCTTCACCATGGCCAACGTCGGCCTGCCCGGCACCTCGGGCTTCGTGGGCGAGTTCCTGACGCTGATGGGCGTGTTCCGCGAAAACACCTGGGTGGCGCTGGTCGCGACCTCGGGCGTGATCCTGTCGGCCGCCTATGCGCTGTGGCTGTATCGTCGCGTCACGCTGGGCCAGCTGATCAAGGAAAGCCTCAAGTCGATCACCGACATGACCCCGCGCGAGCGCTGGATCTTCGTGCCGCTGATCGCCATGACGCTGATCCTGGGCGTCTATCCGCGCCTGGTCACCGACGTGACCGGACCGGCGGTGGAGAGCCTGCTTTCTCACTATCATCAAAGCCAGCCGGTGGTGGAAACCGCCGCGGCGACGACCAGCCACTAG